A stretch of the Vigna radiata var. radiata cultivar VC1973A chromosome 7, Vradiata_ver6, whole genome shotgun sequence genome encodes the following:
- the LOC106766742 gene encoding E3 ubiquitin protein ligase RIE1: MSSSNSAPQPHAPLLIPRPDAGTARLPVLALLLGRRGHSAVVRETAARELDERRADWTYSKPVVALDMTWNMAFVVVSAVMLACTVKENPNTPIRWWICGYALQCLLHVALVWVEYRRRSDAPRDEESGGHLEYDDVNDSEEEDAGTSGSSPSTGFTKRCASLNTMVSLLWWMVGFYWVVSGGDILLQDAPRLYWLAVVFLAFDVFFAIFCVVLACLIGIALCCCLPCIIAILYAVAGQEGASESDLSVLPRYKYQMLSNEETPSKGGGSMIPVETISGYSVNERILSPDDAECCICISSYEDGAELHVLPCNHHFHSTCIVKWLKMNATCPLCKFNILKGNEQV; encoded by the exons ATGTCTTCCTCAAATTCCGCCCCTCAGCCCCACGCGCCGCTGCTCATCCCGCGTCCCGATGCCGGCACGGCCCGTCTCCCCGTCCTCGCACTCCTCCTCGGCCGCCGTGGCCATTCCGCCGTCGTCCGGGAGACCGCGGCCCGTGAGCTCGACGAGCGCCGCGCCGACTGGACATACTCGAAACCGGTGGTGGCGCTCGACATGACATGGAACATGGCCTTTGTGGTGGTCTCGGCGGTGATGCTCGCCTGCACCGTCAAGGAGAATCCCAACACGCCGATCCGGTGGTGGATCTGTGGCTACGCCCTGCAGTGCCTCCTTCACGTGGCGCTCGTGTGGGTCGAGTACCGGAGGAGGAGCGACGCGCCGAGGGACGAGGAGTCTGGCGGCCACCTCGAATATGATGACGTCAACGACAGCGAAGAGGAGGATGCTGGAACCTCTGGGAGTTCCCCTTCCACTGG ATTCACAAAACGGTGCGCATCATTGAATACCATGGTTTCGTTACTTTGGTGGATGGTGGGCTTTTACTGGGTTGTCTCTGGTGGTGATATTCTTCTGCAAGATGCTCCACGTTTGTACTG GTTGGCTGTTGTCTTCCTTGCATTTGATGTCTTTTTTGCCATCTTTTGTGTTGTGTTGGCATGCTTGATTGGAATTGCCCTCTGTTGTTGTTTACCCTGTATTATTGCTATTCTCTATGCTGTTGCAGGACAG GAAGGTGCATCAGAATCGGATCTCAGTGTACTTCCAAGATACAAATATCAAATGTTAAGCAATGAGGAAACACCCAGTAAAGGAGGTGGATCAATGATTCCCGTGGAGACGATCAGTGGTTACTCAGTGAATGAACGAATACTTTCACCTGATGATGCA gAATGCTGTATATGCATCTCTTCCTATGAGGATGGAGCAGAGCTTCATGTTCTTCCGTGTAACCATCATTTCCATTCTACATGCATAGTGAAATGGCTGAAGATGAATGCAACTTGTCCTCTTTGCAAGTTCAATATTCTGAAGGGAAATGAACAGGTGTGA